A window of the Terriglobales bacterium genome harbors these coding sequences:
- a CDS encoding putative quinol monooxygenase, whose amino-acid sequence MLVLAVTWMAHPGQEAKVSETFLRLQADARREPGCRMFVAHQHTTEPRRFFVYEQYDDEAALQAHRASPYFQEYVLKQLPAIADRLQGDLYKPIE is encoded by the coding sequence ATGCTCGTGCTGGCCGTAACCTGGATGGCGCACCCGGGCCAGGAAGCAAAGGTCTCAGAGACCTTTCTTCGTCTGCAAGCCGACGCCCGCCGCGAGCCCGGTTGCCGCATGTTCGTCGCGCATCAGCACACGACGGAGCCGCGCCGCTTCTTTGTCTACGAGCAATATGACGACGAGGCTGCCTTGCAAGCTCACCGCGCCTCGCCTTATTTTCAGGAATACGTCCTCAAACAGCTCCCAGCGATTGCCGACCGCCTCCAGGGAGATTTGTACAAGCCGATAGAGTGA
- a CDS encoding adenylosuccinate synthase has product MNRGRTAVIVGAQWGDEGKGKIVDYLSDHYSLVARYAGGHNAGHTVTIDGKKFILQLVPCGILRPGSKAVIGNGVVLDPFALLKEIRMLRDAGVQVDGNLFVSNRAQVILPYHRMIELASENAPGRVKIGTTSRGIGPAYEDKMGRRGLRVADLLDHELMKKHIENAVYEKNTIVHALFNSEPLDAGEIYREYEKAAEQVRPFVADTAALLNHAIARGESVMFEGAQGTMLDIDHGTYPFVTSSSATSGGAVTGTGVPPTWIDTVVGVTKAYCTRVGEGPFPTELPDQAGEELRRRGNEFGAVTGRPRRTGWLDLALLRYSAMINGISWLVVTKLDVLDHLAEIPVCVGYKIGGKKTSEIPAQASGYDKIECLYQTLPGWQKSTSGINRFDKLPPKAREYLAFIEKQVGASIGMVSTGPDREQTMLVGDFASVLPERIAAEEAIQPRRAARAAR; this is encoded by the coding sequence GTGAATCGAGGCAGGACTGCGGTTATCGTCGGCGCCCAATGGGGCGACGAGGGCAAGGGCAAGATCGTCGATTACCTCTCGGACCATTACAGCCTGGTCGCCCGTTACGCCGGCGGCCACAACGCCGGTCACACCGTAACCATCGATGGCAAGAAATTCATTTTGCAACTCGTGCCCTGCGGCATTCTGCGCCCCGGCAGCAAAGCTGTGATTGGCAATGGTGTCGTCCTCGATCCCTTCGCGCTTCTGAAAGAAATCCGCATGCTGCGCGATGCCGGAGTACAAGTCGATGGCAACCTGTTTGTCAGCAACCGCGCCCAGGTCATTCTTCCCTATCACCGCATGATCGAGTTGGCCTCGGAAAATGCTCCCGGACGCGTGAAGATCGGCACCACTTCGCGCGGCATCGGTCCTGCCTACGAAGACAAGATGGGACGCCGCGGCCTGCGCGTGGCCGATCTGCTCGATCACGAGCTGATGAAGAAGCACATCGAGAACGCTGTCTACGAGAAGAACACCATCGTTCACGCCCTGTTCAACTCCGAGCCCCTGGATGCGGGAGAAATCTATCGCGAATACGAGAAGGCTGCTGAGCAGGTTCGTCCCTTCGTCGCAGACACGGCCGCGCTGCTCAACCACGCAATCGCGCGCGGCGAATCTGTCATGTTCGAGGGCGCGCAGGGCACCATGCTCGATATCGATCACGGCACCTATCCCTTCGTGACTTCTTCCAGCGCCACTTCCGGCGGCGCCGTCACCGGCACCGGAGTTCCTCCAACCTGGATCGATACGGTGGTCGGTGTGACCAAGGCGTATTGCACCCGGGTCGGCGAGGGTCCCTTCCCCACCGAGCTGCCCGATCAGGCTGGCGAAGAGCTTCGCCGCCGTGGCAATGAATTCGGAGCTGTCACCGGACGTCCGCGCCGTACCGGCTGGCTCGACCTGGCGCTATTGCGCTACTCCGCCATGATCAATGGAATTTCCTGGCTGGTGGTAACCAAGCTCGACGTGCTCGATCATCTGGCAGAGATTCCCGTTTGCGTGGGCTACAAGATCGGTGGCAAAAAGACCTCGGAAATCCCCGCTCAGGCCAGCGGCTACGACAAAATCGAGTGTCTTTACCAGACGCTTCCCGGCTGGCAGAAATCTACTTCCGGCATCAATCGCTTCGACAAGCTGCCGCCAAAAGCCCGGGAGTATCTTGCCTTTATTGAGAAGCAGGTGGGCGCCAGCATCGGCATGGTTTCCACTGGGCCAGATCGTGAGCAAACCATGCTGGTGGGAGATTTCGCTTCCGTTCTCCCCGAACGCATCGCAGCGGAAGAGGCAATCCAGCCCCGGCGTGCCGCGCGGGCCGCACGTTGA
- a CDS encoding DNA-formamidopyrimidine glycosylase family protein produces MPELPEVETIARSLGRRVRGDVIESVWIGEKLEPLKSPAADIVSVLEGAQIAGVRRVGKHL; encoded by the coding sequence ATGCCTGAACTTCCCGAGGTGGAAACCATCGCGCGCAGCCTGGGACGGCGGGTTAGGGGTGACGTGATCGAATCGGTGTGGATCGGCGAGAAACTGGAGCCGCTGAAGTCACCAGCGGCGGACATTGTCTCGGTGCTGGAGGGGGCGCAGATCGCCGGTGTGCGGAGGGTGGGAAAGCATCTGG